The Psychroflexus sp. ALD_RP9 region CCCGATTATATTGTTATTGATGATATTGATACGGCTAAACGTTGTAAAAATGAAGACTTAAGCCAAAAGCTATTAGAGTGGGCTTGGGAAGACTTACGCGGTACTTTTGATGAAGGTAGTCAGTTTAGACGCTTTATTGTTGCTAACAATAACTTTCATAAAAACACGCTCATCAATCAGCTTAAAATAGAGTTTGAACAATACAACCAACGCGCTCGAGAAAATAACTTCGATAAAAAACACTATATTGTTACAGTTCCAGCGGTAAAAAGTTTAGAAACTTTTGAACCTAACTGGCCAGAAAAAACAAATGCCGACTACTGGCGTGAAAAATACCTCACAACGCCTTACCGAAGCTTTATGCGAGAATACATGCACAAGCATATTGTAGAAGGGGCGATTTTTAAAAATGAGCAAATACAATTTAAACCACGTAGGCAATTTAGATCTTATGATGCTTTAGTCTTTTATGGCGACTTGTCTTACAAAGATGCCGGCGACTATAAAGCAATGGTCCTTATGGGTAAAACTGGGCGTGAATTTCATGTCCTCGATTGTTTTGTACGCCAAACCAGCCGTAACAATGTAGCGCATTGGCTCTATGATTTTGTTGAAGACAACAACTTGCTCAACTACAATGTCAGCTATATGATTGAAGGCCTATTTGCTCAAGACGAATTTGTAAATGATTTTGACCTTGAGGGCGATGGCCGTGGTTGGTATATTCCTGTAGTGGCCGACAACAAAACCAAGACAGGTAAATTTGACCGTATTGAATCTATGGCGGGTTACTTCGAGCGTGGCAACGTTTATTTTAATGAGCAACTAGAAAAGTCGCCAGATTGTCAAGAACTCATTAATCAACTTTTAGCATTTCAAAAAGGAAGCGGCGCTCATGATGATGGACCAGATGCTATGCAAAGCTGCATTGCTAAACTCAATACAGCAGCTATCATTAACTCTGTACCTCCTAAGGTAATGAGCCGAAAACAATGGATTAATAAACAAAAAAACAGGTACTAATGTTTTTACAAGAAGAAGATTATAGCGCGCTTATACGTGATGAAATAAAAGCCCTTTTACAAGAAGGCTACAGCTCTACAAAAATGAAAGCTGCAGAGCAAATGGCCATACATCAGGTTAAAAATTACCTATCTGGTAAATATGATGCTCAAAGCATATTTGAACAAGAAGGAACTAACAGAAACAGCCATATTGTTATGATTACAATAGACCTCGTTTTATATCATTTATACACTTCTACAATTCCTGACCGTATGCCAACCATAAGAGCCGAACGCTATCAAGATGCTATCGACTGGCTCAAGTTAGTTGCAAGTGGAAATGCTATGGCTGATTTACCTAAAATAAACAAAGCTAATGGTGATGCTTTAAACGGTATAAGAATTAGCAGCAAGTACAAACCTAATAACCATAAATGGTAATTAATCATTGATTAAATTCATTTTAAATGAACGCATATAAGCAACATAAAAACGGATTATACCTACCAAAAGCTAAAACCAGCACTCGTAAAAAAGTAAACCCTAAAGTCGTTGAAATTGTAGAAGGCTTTAAAGATCGCTCTAGAAAAGATATTAGTAAATGGCGAAAAGCCATACAATTTACTCAGCTTACAGATAAGCCAAGGTTTCAAGACTATCACGACCTAGTCGATGATTTAATGACCGACGGCCACCTGCAGTCTCAAATCATGATGCGATTATCGGCAACACTAAATACAGACTTTCATGTTATTAATAGAAAATCAGGCGAAGAAAATGAAGAGCTCACCTTTTTATTTCGTCAAAAATGGTTTTTCGAATTTTTAGAAACGGCCTTAATGCAAATTATACGTGGTTTTCAACTCGTTGAGTTTACCAGCTTTGAAGGTTTTAAAGTTGGCTTAAACACCATACCACAACGCCACATTATACCCACCAAATCTAAAATTGTTCCTGACTTATCAGTCACTGATCAGTATATCAATTTTGATGATCCTAATTTTGATGCTTGGCTTTTAAAAATGGGTAAGCGCAATAACTTAGGTTTAATCAATAACATTATACCAGCTTTAATTTGGAAGCGAAATGTAGAGCAATCTTGGGCAGAGTTTTGTGAGCGTTTTGGTATTCCGCTTATTACCGCAACCACACCAGCTCGAGATAATAAAACCATAGACGAAGTTCACGACATGTTAGTTGGTGTTGGTGAGGCATCTGTTGGTACATTCCCGCAAGGCACCGATATAAAACTACATGAGGCTAATAGAACTGATGCTTTTCGCGTTTACAAAGAATTTATTCAGCTCAATACCGACGAAATAAGCAAAGTCTTAGTCGGCTCTACCATGCTAAGCGACCAAGGATCTAACCGAAGCCAAACCGAAGTTCACGAACGTAGCTTGAACGAAAAAATAGCCGCTTCAGATAAACGCTCAGTCATGTTTATGGTAAATGATCAACTTTTACCTCTTCTAAGATGGCATGGCTACAATATTTCTGATGATGATGTATTTGAGTTTAAAACCGCTGAACAGGAAGTTGAACTCAGTAAACTATGGGAGATTACTAATGGTTTACTAGCTCAAGGTTTTAATGTAGAACAAAACTGGATAAGCCAAACCTTCAATATTCCCATTGAAGGGGAACGCGTTGTAAAAACACCAGCGCAAAATCCTGAAAAAAAAAAGAATAAACCCAGCAATCTAGCCCAAAACTTTACCGATAAATATCCCGTTAGCTGTTGTCCTGAGCATTTACCAACTGCTGCCTGGAGCAATAGCACTTCTAAAAAGTTAAAACAGCTCACAGAACAACTTGCCTTAGGTATGCTCTCTCAAAGTGATGTAAAAGGTATTATAGGGCAACTGATCGTTACAGAAGCTTTAGCGCTCAACAAGGGCTTATACAACGGCTTTGGCTTAGCAGATAGCTACACTGGTCAAGATAATTTGGTGCTGCAAATGATGGAGTACAATATCTTCGATTTTGCAGCTTCAAAAACAGAAGCCAGAAGTTACGCCGTAGCCCAGCGACTTATCGATTATGAAAATGGTCAATTGAAAAATCGCAGCGAGTTTCTTCAGCAATGTTTACAAGACAACGAGATGCTGAATACCAATTATTTAAAAACTGAATACGACACAGCCATTGCCACAGGCCAAAATTCAGCAGCTTATGTACGTCAAATTAAAGATGCCAAAGAAAACGGTAATAAATGGGTACAATACCAAACCATTGGCGATGATGCGGTGCGCAGTTCGCACCGAGCCTTAGACGGTAAAGTCTTTAACATCTTAGAACCTGGTAACAAAAACATTTATCCGCCAAACGGCTATAATTGCCGTTGCGAGCTCGTGCCTTACACAGGTCAAGTAAATAACGTTAACCAAATGACATGGGACAAAGCTGAAGGCGTATTGGCTAATTCTGACAAAAACTATGTAAAAAGCGGTTTTAACATTAACCGTGGCGACCTCAAACAAGTCTTTACCCAAAAACAATTTTATAGGGACATAAAAGGCCTGCCTGATAAGATAAACGATATGAGCTTTGATCAGTATGGGCTAAAAAGTTTTAGTGAGCTTAAAGGAAAATATCCTAAACTTTCATTAGACGATAGCATTACAGCAAACAACGTCAAAGAACTGTTTAAAGGACTAAAGGAAAACGATAAGCTTATGGGTTTTGATGATTATATGGGAAGGAAAATGACCATTAGCAAAAAAGCTTTTGACAAACATACTAAAGGAAAGTATGTGAATTCAAATGAAAGAAGACATCAATTATTTCCACTACTAAAAACTATTTTAAAAAAACCAGATGAAGTCTGGTACAATAGTACTGTAGCAAACAAGTACCAATCTAGATATATTAAATTCTTTAAAGATGAATATATTGTAGTGGACTGCTACTTAGACGAAAAACAAGGTTTGAAAATTAAAACTTGGTATCAAAATAAAATTGATGAAAAGCAGCTTAGGAAAGGATTAAAAGTAAAATAAGGAAAGGATTTAAAGAAACCGTCCATGTAAGGCCAGAGGGAGTATTCAACATTTGCTTCCTTGTCGCATTAAGTGTTTATTGAAGGCTTCTTTAAATCCCGACAATACAAATATACAAAATAATAAGTTATGAGCGCAAAATCTAAAATTACCCTACTTATGGACTTGTCCGACAAGCTCTTTAACGGCAAACTCGATAAAATGACGAGCAAGTTTGATAAAAAAATAGATAAACTTGGCGAAAAGCTTGGTATGGAAAATGCTACTCAAAAGCTACAAAAAGGTATAAAAGTCGCTGCCGTTGCTGGTATGGCCGCGTTATCTACACTAAGTTATAAAGGCGTACAAGCCGCTGAACGTTTTGATTCTGCTTTTTTGCCCATTAGGCAGCTTAACCTTGACAAATCTAAAGATGAACTGGATAGTTTTAGAGAAGGAATCAGAACAGCTTCTTATGAAATAGGGACTAACTTAGAAGCTTCTACCAATGCGGTTTACGATCTGCAATCAGCCACAGGATTATATGGAGACGACGCCATAGATGTATTTAAAAAAGTAGGAAGATACTCCGTTGCTACGGGCGCTAACATCAACGATGCCATGAACTCCACCACCAAAGCCATGAAAGCCTTTGGACTAGAAATTGACCAAATAGACAGTTTACTAGAAAGCAACGCCAAAACCGTACAAACCGGTATTACCACTTTTGACGAGCTCGCTAAAGTACAAACCGAATATGCCGGTGCAGCTAGCGCAGCTGGACAAGGAATTGATGAAGCTAACAAAGTCTTTGCTATGTTTACTTCTATTGCCAAAAACTCCGATGTGGGCGCTAACATGGCTAAAACATTTTTTCAAGGCTTAGGACAACAAGCTGATAAATTTGAAGATGTACTTTCTGTACCTGTTTTCGATGAAAATGGTAGTATGCGTCAAGCCGATTCTATTTTAAAAGATGTAGCTAAACGCTTTGAAAGCATGAGCCAAAAAGAAATTACGCAAGCCATAAACAAAATAGGTGGGCCAGAAGGTTTACGTGGTGCATTGGCAAAAGTTTCTACTGGAGCAGAAGACATGCTAGCTACCTTTGATGCTTTTGATGCTTCACAATTTAGCCTTGAAAATGCCTTGGCTAATGCTGAAGGCGACTTTGGTAAGATGAAAGAAATCTTTTTTAACCGTATAGATATTGTACTAAGCAAATTTGGCGAAAAAATTATCCCTATGCTGGCTAAACTTTTTGACACTTTAACACCTGTTTTAGGTTTTATAAACGACAACCTAGATTGGTTGCTCCCTGTTTTTGGCACATTTATAGGCTTACTGGGCGCAGCTGCGGCCGCTATGTGGGTACTTAACTCCGCCATGTTTGCCAACCCTATTGTTTGGATAATAGCATCAGTAGGCGGTCTTATTGCGCTTATTGCAGTTGCTATTAATAAATTTGACCAATGGGGAGCTGGTATTCTTGCCCTTATGGGACCATTAGGCTGGCTCATCATTACCATTAAAAAATTAGGCGAACATTGGGACAGCATTGTTGAAGCTTTTAAAAGTGATGGTATTCTCGGTGCATTTAAGCAAATAGGCTTTGTTTTGCTCGATGCTATACAAACACCTTTAGAACAAATCATGGGATGGATTGCTAGTTTTGATATGGCACCAGACTTTATTAAAGATGCCCACAAGAAAATTGTAGCAATGGGCAATGTGCTCGATAAAAAATTTGGTAAAGATAAAAACCAACAAGAAAGCCAAGAAGAAGAAAGCCTGCTTGATAAAGCCACTGAAAACAAAAATGGCAGCCCTGTTAAGCCTAACAATTTAGAAAACACCATTAGCGGTGTAAACAAATCGGCTACCAGTGCTAAAAGCATTAATATTAAAATAGATGCACTAATGAAAGGCGATGTGAATGTAAATGAAGGCAACGGTAAGCAAATGAACTTTAACGAGTTTGAAAATCTGTTTAATGAAATGATGATGCGTATTGCCCGCAACGCAGAACTAAGCTAAAATGAACAATGTAAACTTTCAAGGCAAAAAAGAGTTTTATCATAAACTCAATAAACTAGCGACACCGCAATTTAAAAAACTATTGGTAGACGAAGCGGGCATTCGGGCTTTGCGTTTTAGCAAAAACACCTTTAGAAAAAAACGATTTATAGATAAAGTAGCTGAGCCATGGGAAAAACGAAAACGAAAAGCTCGCGGGTCTACCTTAGTACAATCGGGTAGGCTAAAACGCTCAATTCGCATTATACGCAAAGGCAGGTTTTATGTTAAAATTGGCACCGATGTCCCTTATGCCCAAATACACAATGAAGGTGGTAAAATAAATAAAACCGTAACTGTAAAGCAACACAAAAGAAAAAACAGAAGCAGTACAAGACGTAGAGCAACAGGCGTAAGCACCGTTAGATCACACACCCGAAAAATGAATACCAATATACCCCAAAGACAGTTTCTGGGACCTTCTAAATTTTTAGCCAGAAGTATAGAAATGGGTATGAAAAAAAGATTAGACAAACATTTAAAATAAACACCTATGAAAGCCTTTTATTTAGCCTTACTACAACACTTTGAAGACCATAAACAAGACTTTATCGATGCCCAATTAAAGCCTATAAAAACTATCGATTTTTATGCAGGACAAGACCAAGACCCCGAAAACTTTAATAACCTCTTTTTTCCTGCATTATTTTTCTCGTGGAACATTAACTACGATAATAATCCAGAAAAGCCAACGGCTGTTTTAGAATTTAGACTGGTTTATGAAAACTTAAGAGATACCTCTAACTTGAGTCTTAATAAAGAAAAAGCCTTAGCCTTTTTTGATACCGCCTGTTTAGTAGATGCTTTATTGAAAGAATTGAATATAAAAGAAATGGGCGCTTTGCATTTGGTAAGTGAAGGCTTAGAAGTAGAGCCTACGGTAACCGATGTGTATTTACTTAATTACGAAGCTTTATATTATGCTAATGAGAAAACCAGAATACGAGAACTACAAGAAGGAAATATTAACGATGTAATACTTAATAGCCATTTAAAGGCCAAAACAAATAAAGTTAATCGGTTTCAGGATCTTCTCTAACTTTTCTACCTTCTATAAACAGGTAGCCACGTTTACGCTCTACTTTTAAGACGTGTTTTCCCATCTTGTCATATTTGTTTTTAAAACTTTCTTTAAAAAAGGTTTCTACAGCTTTTTTATAAACTTCTGGTATAGACTCATCTTTAAACCTAAGCCCGTATAAGCTTCTGTACACCTCTATGGTAGTTTCTCTGGTATCTTGGCCAGGATGGTTATTATATGCCCTAAAGACTTCACCACGGGTTTTATTAGGCGATGTTTGCCCAATACTGAGCATAGGTAAGAGTATAAGTAGTATGTATAATAATGATTTCATGTTTATAGTAAAACAAAAGCTATGCCGAAATTTGAATATCGTTAATATAAATTAAAATCGCTTCATGTAGTAATTCTGAAAGCTCAAGCTTAATCTTACTATAGGTTGAAATATTTAAACCTACCACAGTAGCAACGTAAAAACAGCCGTCTTTTTTAACTGTATACTTATAAATTATATTGTTTACTTTAATTTGATGCATAGTGCAATATAAAAAAACCCGCCAAATTTTGGCGGGTGTAGTTAAACATTAAATTGGGTCGAAATAGCGTATTTTTACTTTATCTAGTTTTTCTATAAACATTTTTTTTCGAGCTTCACCGCTTAAGGCTGGATATGTTTTAGGGTTGAGAAAATCTAATAAAATTTCTTGAGCTATCTTCCAGCCACGCAGTTCGTGCATCTTGAGCCGCATTTGGTCTAAATGCTGTTCAGTATTGTTTTGGCTTGAGCTGTCTTTTTTAAAGCCTATTACAGTTCTATCTTGCATTGTCTTGAGCTTTTAAACGTTCTACTTCTTTTTCTATTTCTAAACTATTGCCGTGATTGTTACAAACGCTGCAAGTAATTAGCTTTCGTACTAGCGTTTCACGTTCTATCAACACAATAGATTTGCGCTTTTCGTGGTGTACATGGTCACAACGTAAGTTGGTGCGTAAATACCAATGTAAAGGCGACTTTTGAGCCCACTCTTTGGCATACTGCGCCATATCTGTGGCGTTTCTGAAATATTTGGTTGCTCTCATAGTGGTAGATTTAATTGGTTAGACTGCTTTAAATTTCTACTACCGTTTATAATAAGCTGTAAGCCTTTAGCATTGGTAAACCAAGAAGGATGCGTACCACCATAGACGTGTATCTTAATAGCTAATTGTTGTTTTGCATTAAGCTTCTTAGCAGATTGGCTAGCATCTGTTGTAGTACGGATAGCTCTGTGTATATCATTAATATTATACCACAACTTACCTTCCTCTACACAAATGGTAGTGACCATATAATCATTTAGCTTGTAATAATTAGGAACCACATCTCTAGCATCTATAAAATCTGCTTGCTTATTGCCTGAGTTGTAATAGCCTTTTTTACGAATAGCAGGTAAAACTTCACTGGTTACCCATTTACGGAATGCTTTGGCTTCGGGTTTTCTACTCTGAAAAATGAGATTATACAAACCACTTTCATTAATGGCTTTCATTTTTCTTTTTTGAGTTGTTCCATTAGAGCTGGTGTAACTAATAGTTACATCAGCTTTTTCATCACTATCTAAATTTGATGTTGCTTTTCTCGAATTTTTAAGATCGAGAGCTTCACAAATGTCTTTAGCAATAAAAAAAGGTTCTCCTGAAATAAGAACGCTTCTTACTTCATCTTTTGTGGCACTAAATTGAAATGCCATAGGCTCATTTATAGACTGAACTGGTCTTTTACTTTCTGTTGTCATATCGAAAGTTTATTAAAAGGCGAAGCCCCGCCTTAGGTTTGACAACACGACTCAAGAGTCGGATTACTCTACTTTCGTTTGAGTGAACCTTAACGGGGCTTCTATCGTTAAAAAAAATGTTTCAAGATTTCTCTTGAACCGTGTTGTCAGAAGCAAATATACAAATTATATTTAATTTACTATATTTAACTTTACAACGTTGGGCAGTTTTATTGCTCCTTAATTAAACTTGGACACTAAGCCGCTTTAAATAGCGGCTTTTTTTAATACTGCAAGAATTGGGTTTTTACTCTGGTTTATTTTGAGCTTTCCATTCCATTAAAATCTTTTTGGCTTCTGGATGCTTATATAGATTCTCTTCATGCACAACTCTTCGGTTAATCTCGATCTGTAGTTCAATCAATTCTTCGGTGGTGCAAGAATCCACTATTTCTCTTGCTGAAACTTCATAATACGTTCTTCTAGTTATTGTTGGCATTGTTATTTGGTTTTTGCACTTCGACTCCGCTCAGTGTGACATTAATGTATTGAGTTAAAATCATCTTCCCAACGGCGCTGGTTTAAGTAAGCTTCTGGGTTGGCTTTGGCCACACGTGTGCGTTTTAAATAGCCATTGTAGGCAGATATGCCTTTTATAGCTTCTAGCTTGTCTGCCTTGTTGAGTTTGTTCCAAGCGGCCTCAGCTTTTAGCTTTTTAATTTTGTGGTTGTAGGCTTTGTAAAAAGTTTCAAAGCTTAAATCTACAGCACCGCGTTCTATTTTAAATCGCTTTTTAAAGTCTGGTTCGTTAAGCCATACGCCTGTCATCATCGCTTCAAATGCGGGAAACCTTCCAGAAAATAACCATTTGGCTTGTTGTGGGTTTAATCGCCCGCGAATAATTTTAAAGGCTGTTATATCGCCGTTTAAATTGTATTTAAATTCAAAAGCAATGTCGGTTTCTTTACCTGTTACGGTGTAGATGGTTTCCATTTTAAGACTTGATTTTTTTAGGTTCTACATCTATGTAAGTGCTATCTGGACAACAGCCTATGTATTGTTTAGGTATCTCTTCAATATTTAATTTTCCGCAGCCTGTACATATTTTAAGGCTGTCTTTGTTTTCTTTTATTTTTGGTATAAGGTGTATAAGCTTAGACCAGAACGCATCAATTTCAGCTGGTGTAAAATGACGTGATCTAAGTCTGCTATTAATACGGTTTACACGTTTTACGGTTTCTTCAAATGTTATTTCTGCCATTTTATGCTAGTTTTTGATTAAGATTATTGCTCAAGCTTGTCAGTAAGCTTTTACGGTATTCGTTTTTATCAGGGAAGTGTTCTAATAATTCGTTTATGATAATTTCGAGTGCCCAAGCTTCGTGATACTTTAAGCTGATGGCTTTGGTTTTAGTTTCGAATAAATTGGCTTTTTTAATGATGCTTTTAGCCTTAGAACTGAATTTTTCGGCTAAATCATAACCAATAGATTTATAAACGTTTTCGCGTTTGTCTAAGCTTACAGGTAAGTCCCAAAGCATCTCTAAGAGACGATCTAGCGCAATAATAGTATCGGGCTTTAGTTGTAGTTTAATTTTCATTTTAACAATCGGTTTTAGGTTGAGAGAGTTGGCGGCCACAATCAAGGCAAAATATAGCGGTGGTCTCGCAGTTGGTATGGCTGCTTATACTTTTTTTGTGTGTATGCTCGTGCTTACAATCATCAAAAAAACTTGGGGCTTGAGGCTTTTTGGCGTTTAATTTTTTGAGCTCTCGTGCTGCGGGAATGCCTAAATATTCGTGAAATGTGCGATAACTGATATGGTACTTAGGCTCTATATGCTGCCAGTAGATTTCTTTATAATACATGTTTTTGAAATTATGTAACTTGAGTGTTAGTTCTTGTATTTCAATAATTCGCTTGTAATAGTTAATTTTATTATACGCCATACCAATTTTTTATTACTTTTGTTAGAGTGGTCTAATTCTCTAATCCTGTTTCATCTGGTATGGCGCAGGATTTTTTATTTTTCAAGCATCTTTAAGACATCTAAATAAGCTTGCCTTTGATTTTTAAGTGCTACTTGAACTAAAGCTCTAGGAGCGTTAACTTCTACATTGGCGTCAGGAAGTTTATAAACTTCATTGTTTTCAATGCTTTCGATTTTCTCTAAAATTTGGGATTTAATAGTTTTCATTTGGCGCCCATTTTTTTACCTAGCATAGATTCTAGGCAATTAATTATGGTGTTAAGCTCTTGCACGCTCATACTTTGTAAAGGTTTTTTTACTGGGCTTTTAGCACTTTTTAAAAAGTTACTTAAGCGCTCAAGATCGGCCACTTGGCCGTGTCTTGAGTGCTGTTTTGTCCAACCAATTTGCCGCAACAAAGACAATATATAGCGGTGTTGCTGGTTGTTTTTAT contains the following coding sequences:
- the terL gene encoding phage terminase large subunit, with protein sequence MSKLKLNKTLEKMLRNYDEHCRSIEQITHVNNNESPAERRKIRLQLEKNYIDWFEAMFPQYANVKSAWFHKKLAKIIIKNDVVSVLAEIYRSGAKSVHLDLGIPMYLYVTKRLHFMLLVGQTENKAKKLISDIQAQLTHNRKFIHYYGKKFKFGDWSNGDFTTTDGIKFMAIGAGQSPRGLREGNQRPDYIVIDDIDTAKRCKNEDLSQKLLEWAWEDLRGTFDEGSQFRRFIVANNNFHKNTLINQLKIEFEQYNQRARENNFDKKHYIVTVPAVKSLETFEPNWPEKTNADYWREKYLTTPYRSFMREYMHKHIVEGAIFKNEQIQFKPRRQFRSYDALVFYGDLSYKDAGDYKAMVLMGKTGREFHVLDCFVRQTSRNNVAHWLYDFVEDNNLLNYNVSYMIEGLFAQDEFVNDFDLEGDGRGWYIPVVADNKTKTGKFDRIESMAGYFERGNVYFNEQLEKSPDCQELINQLLAFQKGSGAHDDGPDAMQSCIAKLNTAAIINSVPPKVMSRKQWINKQKNRY
- a CDS encoding phage protein Gp36 family protein — translated: MFLQEEDYSALIRDEIKALLQEGYSSTKMKAAEQMAIHQVKNYLSGKYDAQSIFEQEGTNRNSHIVMITIDLVLYHLYTSTIPDRMPTIRAERYQDAIDWLKLVASGNAMADLPKINKANGDALNGIRISSKYKPNNHKW
- a CDS encoding DUF935 family protein, with protein sequence MNAYKQHKNGLYLPKAKTSTRKKVNPKVVEIVEGFKDRSRKDISKWRKAIQFTQLTDKPRFQDYHDLVDDLMTDGHLQSQIMMRLSATLNTDFHVINRKSGEENEELTFLFRQKWFFEFLETALMQIIRGFQLVEFTSFEGFKVGLNTIPQRHIIPTKSKIVPDLSVTDQYINFDDPNFDAWLLKMGKRNNLGLINNIIPALIWKRNVEQSWAEFCERFGIPLITATTPARDNKTIDEVHDMLVGVGEASVGTFPQGTDIKLHEANRTDAFRVYKEFIQLNTDEISKVLVGSTMLSDQGSNRSQTEVHERSLNEKIAASDKRSVMFMVNDQLLPLLRWHGYNISDDDVFEFKTAEQEVELSKLWEITNGLLAQGFNVEQNWISQTFNIPIEGERVVKTPAQNPEKKKNKPSNLAQNFTDKYPVSCCPEHLPTAAWSNSTSKKLKQLTEQLALGMLSQSDVKGIIGQLIVTEALALNKGLYNGFGLADSYTGQDNLVLQMMEYNIFDFAASKTEARSYAVAQRLIDYENGQLKNRSEFLQQCLQDNEMLNTNYLKTEYDTAIATGQNSAAYVRQIKDAKENGNKWVQYQTIGDDAVRSSHRALDGKVFNILEPGNKNIYPPNGYNCRCELVPYTGQVNNVNQMTWDKAEGVLANSDKNYVKSGFNINRGDLKQVFTQKQFYRDIKGLPDKINDMSFDQYGLKSFSELKGKYPKLSLDDSITANNVKELFKGLKENDKLMGFDDYMGRKMTISKKAFDKHTKGKYVNSNERRHQLFPLLKTILKKPDEVWYNSTVANKYQSRYIKFFKDEYIVVDCYLDEKQGLKIKTWYQNKIDEKQLRKGLKVK
- a CDS encoding phage tail tape measure protein, which produces MSAKSKITLLMDLSDKLFNGKLDKMTSKFDKKIDKLGEKLGMENATQKLQKGIKVAAVAGMAALSTLSYKGVQAAERFDSAFLPIRQLNLDKSKDELDSFREGIRTASYEIGTNLEASTNAVYDLQSATGLYGDDAIDVFKKVGRYSVATGANINDAMNSTTKAMKAFGLEIDQIDSLLESNAKTVQTGITTFDELAKVQTEYAGAASAAGQGIDEANKVFAMFTSIAKNSDVGANMAKTFFQGLGQQADKFEDVLSVPVFDENGSMRQADSILKDVAKRFESMSQKEITQAINKIGGPEGLRGALAKVSTGAEDMLATFDAFDASQFSLENALANAEGDFGKMKEIFFNRIDIVLSKFGEKIIPMLAKLFDTLTPVLGFINDNLDWLLPVFGTFIGLLGAAAAAMWVLNSAMFANPIVWIIASVGGLIALIAVAINKFDQWGAGILALMGPLGWLIITIKKLGEHWDSIVEAFKSDGILGAFKQIGFVLLDAIQTPLEQIMGWIASFDMAPDFIKDAHKKIVAMGNVLDKKFGKDKNQQESQEEESLLDKATENKNGSPVKPNNLENTISGVNKSATSAKSINIKIDALMKGDVNVNEGNGKQMNFNEFENLFNEMMMRIARNAELS
- a CDS encoding phage virion morphogenesis protein; amino-acid sequence: MNNVNFQGKKEFYHKLNKLATPQFKKLLVDEAGIRALRFSKNTFRKKRFIDKVAEPWEKRKRKARGSTLVQSGRLKRSIRIIRKGRFYVKIGTDVPYAQIHNEGGKINKTVTVKQHKRKNRSSTRRRATGVSTVRSHTRKMNTNIPQRQFLGPSKFLARSIEMGMKKRLDKHLK
- a CDS encoding Bro-N domain-containing protein, which gives rise to MTTESKRPVQSINEPMAFQFSATKDEVRSVLISGEPFFIAKDICEALDLKNSRKATSNLDSDEKADVTISYTSSNGTTQKRKMKAINESGLYNLIFQSRKPEAKAFRKWVTSEVLPAIRKKGYYNSGNKQADFIDARDVVPNYYKLNDYMVTTICVEEGKLWYNINDIHRAIRTTTDASQSAKKLNAKQQLAIKIHVYGGTHPSWFTNAKGLQLIINGSRNLKQSNQLNLPL